A DNA window from Jaculus jaculus isolate mJacJac1 chromosome 1, mJacJac1.mat.Y.cur, whole genome shotgun sequence contains the following coding sequences:
- the Clcn3 gene encoding H(+)/Cl(-) exchange transporter 3 isoform X6 — MDAASDPYLPYDGGGDSIPLRELHKRGTHYTMTNGGSINSSTHLLDLLDEPIPGVGTYDDFHTIDWVREKCKDRERHRRINSKKKESAWEMTKSLYDAWSGWLVVTLTGLASGALAGLIDIAADWMTDLKEGICLSALWYNHEQCCWGSNETTFEERDKCPQWKTWAELIIGQAEGPGSYIMNYIMYIFWALSFAFLAVSLVKVFAPYACGSGIPEIKTILSGFIIRGYLGKWTLMIKTITLVLAVASGLSLGKEGPLVHVACCCGNIFSYLFPKYSTNEAKKREVLSAASAAGVSVAFGAPIGGVLFSLEEVSYYFPLKTLWRSFFAALVAAFVLRSINPFGNSRLVLFYVEYHTPWYLFELFPFILLGVFGGLWGAFFIRANIAWCRRRKSTKFGKYPVLEVIIVAAITAVIAFPNPYTRLNTSELIKELFTDCGPLESSSLCDYRNDMNASKIVDDIPDRPAGVGVYSAIWQLCLALIFKIIMTVFTFGIKVPSGLFIPSMAIGAIAGRIVGIAVEQLAYYHHDWFIFKEWCEVGADCITPGLYAMVGAAACLGGVTRMTVSLVVIVFELTGGLEYIVPLMAAVMTSKWVGDAFGREGIYEAHIRLNGYPFLDAKEEFTHTTLAADVMRPRRNDPPLAVLTQDNMTVDDIENMINETSYNGFPVIMSKESQRLVGFALRRDLTIAIESARKKQEGIVGSSRVCFAQHTPSLPAESPRPLKLRSILDMSPFTVTDHTPMEIVVDIFRKLGLRQCLVTHNGRLLGIITKKDILRHMAQTANQDPASIMFN, encoded by the exons GAACTCATTATACAATGACAAATGGAGGCAGCATTAACAGTTCTACACATTTACTGGACCTTTTGGACGAACCAATTCCAGGTGTTGGTACATATGATGATTTTCATACTATTGACTGGGTGCGAGAGAAatgcaaagacagagaaaggcataGACGG AtcaacagcaaaaagaaagaatcagCATGGGAAATGACAAAAAGTTTGTATGATGCATGGTCAGGATGGCTTGTGGTAACACTAACAGGACTGGCATCAg GGGCGCTAGCCGGCTTAATAGACATTGCTGCTGACTGGATGACTGATCTAAAGGAGGGCATTTGTCTTAGTGCGTTGTGGTACAACCATGAACAGTGCTGTTGGGGATCAAATGAAACAACATTTGAAGAGAGGGATAAGTGTCCACAGTGGAAAACATGGGCAGAGCTAATCATAGGTCAAGCAGAG GGCCCTGGGTCTTACATCATGAACTACATAATGTACATCTTCTGGGCTTTGAGTTTTGCCTTTCTTGCTGTATCTCTGGTAAAGGTATTTGCTCCATATgcctgtggctctggcattccaGAG attaaaactattttgagtggATTTATCATCAGAGGCTACCTGGGAAAATGGACTTTAATGATTAAAACCATCACGTTGGTACTGGCTGTGGCATCAGGTTTGAGTTTAGGAAAAGAAGGTCCCTTGGTACATGTTGCCTGTTGCTGTGGAAATATTTTTTCCTACCTCTTTCCAAAGTATAGCACAAATGAAGCAAAAAAGAGGGAG GTGCTGTCAGCTGCCTCAGCTGCAGGTGTTTCTGTAGCCTTTGGTGCACCAATTGGAGGAGTTCTCTTTAGTCTAGAGGAG gtTAGCTATTACTTTCCTCTCAAAACTTTATGGAGATCATTTTTTGCTGCTTTAGTGGCTGCATTTGTTTTGAGATCCATCAATCCATTTGGTAACAGCCGCCTGGTCCTTTTTTATGTGGAGTATCATACACCATGGTACCTTTTTGAACTATTCCCTTTTATTCTCCTAGGAGTATTTGGAGGGCTTTGGGGAGCCTTTTTTATTAGGGCAAATATTGCCTGGTGTCGTCGACGCAAATCCACCAAATTTGGAAAGTATCCTGTTCTTGAAGTCATTATTGTTGCAGCCATCACTGCTGTGATAGCCTTCCCTAACCCATACACTAGGCTCAACACCAGTGAACTAATTAAAGAGCTTTTTACAGATTGTGGTCCCCTGGAATCCTCTTCTCTTTGTGACTACAGAAATGACATGAATGCCAGTAAAATTGTCGACGACATTCCTGATCGTCCAGCGGGCGTTGGAGTGTACTCGGCTATCTGGCAACTTTGCTTAGCACTCATATTTAAAATCATAATGACAGTGTTCACTTTTGGGATCAAG GTCCCATCAGGCTTGTTCATCCCCAGCATGGCTATTGGAGCAATCGCGGGGAGGATTGTGGGGATTGCCGTGGAGCAGCTTGCCTACTATCACCATGACTGGTTTATCTTCAAGGAGTGGTGTGAGGTCGGGGCTGACTGCATCACACCTGGTCTTTATGCCATGGTTGGTGCTGCTGCATGCCTAG GTGGTGTGACAAGAATGACTGTCTCCCTGGTGGTTATTGTTTTTGAGCTTACTGGAGGCTTGGAATACATTGTTCCCCTCATGGCTGCAGTAATGACCAGTAAATGGGTTGGTGATGCCTTTGGTAGGGAAGGCATTTATGAAGCACACATCCGGTTAAATGGATACCCTTTCCTGGATGCAAAAGAAGAATTCACTCATACCACTCTGGCTGCTGATGTCATGAGACCTAGAAGGAATGACCCTCCCTTAGCTGTCTTGACACAGGACAATATGACAGTAGATGACATAGAAAACATGATTAATGAAACCAGCTACAATGGCTTTCCTGTCATAATGTCAAAGGAATCTCAGAGATTAGTGGGATTTGCTCTCAGAAGAGACCTGACAATTGCAATAG AAAGCGccagaaagaaacaagaaggcaTCGTCGGCAGCTCTAGGGTGTGTTTTGCACAGCATACCCCATCGCTTCCAGCAGAAAGTCCTCGGCCACTGAAACTTCGAAGCATCCTGGACATGAGCCCTTTTACAGTGACAGACCATACCCCAATGGAGATTGTGGTGGACATCTTCCGAAAGTTGGGGCTGAGGCAGTGCCTTGTAACTCACAACGG GCGCCTCCTTGGCATTATAACAAAAAAAGATATCCTCCGTCATATGGCCCAGACGGCAAACCAAGACCCCGCATCAATAATGTTCAACTGA
- the Clcn3 gene encoding H(+)/Cl(-) exchange transporter 3 isoform X5: MTNGGSINSSTHLLDLLDEPIPGVGTYDDFHTIDWVREKCKDRERHRRINSKKKESAWEMTKSLYDAWSGWLVVTLTGLASGALAGLIDIAADWMTDLKEGICLSALWYNHEQCCWGSNETTFEERDKCPQWKTWAELIIGQAEGPGSYIMNYIMYIFWALSFAFLAVSLVKVFAPYACGSGIPEIKTILSGFIIRGYLGKWTLMIKTITLVLAVASGLSLGKEGPLVHVACCCGNIFSYLFPKYSTNEAKKREVLSAASAAGVSVAFGAPIGGVLFSLEEVSYYFPLKTLWRSFFAALVAAFVLRSINPFGNSRLVLFYVEYHTPWYLFELFPFILLGVFGGLWGAFFIRANIAWCRRRKSTKFGKYPVLEVIIVAAITAVIAFPNPYTRLNTSELIKELFTDCGPLESSSLCDYRNDMNASKIVDDIPDRPAGVGVYSAIWQLCLALIFKIIMTVFTFGIKVPSGLFIPSMAIGAIAGRIVGIAVEQLAYYHHDWFIFKEWCEVGADCITPGLYAMVGAAACLGGVTRMTVSLVVIVFELTGGLEYIVPLMAAVMTSKWVGDAFGREGIYEAHIRLNGYPFLDAKEEFTHTTLAADVMRPRRNDPPLAVLTQDNMTVDDIENMINETSYNGFPVIMSKESQRLVGFALRRDLTIAIESARKKQEGIVGSSRVCFAQHTPSLPAESPRPLKLRSILDMSPFTVTDHTPMEIVVDIFRKLGLRQCLVTHNGIVLGIITKKNILEHLEQLKQHVEPLAPPWHYNKKRYPPSYGPDGKPRPRINNVQLNSIDEEREETEEEVRLLSSTTL; this comes from the exons ATGACAAATGGAGGCAGCATTAACAGTTCTACACATTTACTGGACCTTTTGGACGAACCAATTCCAGGTGTTGGTACATATGATGATTTTCATACTATTGACTGGGTGCGAGAGAAatgcaaagacagagaaaggcataGACGG AtcaacagcaaaaagaaagaatcagCATGGGAAATGACAAAAAGTTTGTATGATGCATGGTCAGGATGGCTTGTGGTAACACTAACAGGACTGGCATCAg GGGCGCTAGCCGGCTTAATAGACATTGCTGCTGACTGGATGACTGATCTAAAGGAGGGCATTTGTCTTAGTGCGTTGTGGTACAACCATGAACAGTGCTGTTGGGGATCAAATGAAACAACATTTGAAGAGAGGGATAAGTGTCCACAGTGGAAAACATGGGCAGAGCTAATCATAGGTCAAGCAGAG GGCCCTGGGTCTTACATCATGAACTACATAATGTACATCTTCTGGGCTTTGAGTTTTGCCTTTCTTGCTGTATCTCTGGTAAAGGTATTTGCTCCATATgcctgtggctctggcattccaGAG attaaaactattttgagtggATTTATCATCAGAGGCTACCTGGGAAAATGGACTTTAATGATTAAAACCATCACGTTGGTACTGGCTGTGGCATCAGGTTTGAGTTTAGGAAAAGAAGGTCCCTTGGTACATGTTGCCTGTTGCTGTGGAAATATTTTTTCCTACCTCTTTCCAAAGTATAGCACAAATGAAGCAAAAAAGAGGGAG GTGCTGTCAGCTGCCTCAGCTGCAGGTGTTTCTGTAGCCTTTGGTGCACCAATTGGAGGAGTTCTCTTTAGTCTAGAGGAG gtTAGCTATTACTTTCCTCTCAAAACTTTATGGAGATCATTTTTTGCTGCTTTAGTGGCTGCATTTGTTTTGAGATCCATCAATCCATTTGGTAACAGCCGCCTGGTCCTTTTTTATGTGGAGTATCATACACCATGGTACCTTTTTGAACTATTCCCTTTTATTCTCCTAGGAGTATTTGGAGGGCTTTGGGGAGCCTTTTTTATTAGGGCAAATATTGCCTGGTGTCGTCGACGCAAATCCACCAAATTTGGAAAGTATCCTGTTCTTGAAGTCATTATTGTTGCAGCCATCACTGCTGTGATAGCCTTCCCTAACCCATACACTAGGCTCAACACCAGTGAACTAATTAAAGAGCTTTTTACAGATTGTGGTCCCCTGGAATCCTCTTCTCTTTGTGACTACAGAAATGACATGAATGCCAGTAAAATTGTCGACGACATTCCTGATCGTCCAGCGGGCGTTGGAGTGTACTCGGCTATCTGGCAACTTTGCTTAGCACTCATATTTAAAATCATAATGACAGTGTTCACTTTTGGGATCAAG GTCCCATCAGGCTTGTTCATCCCCAGCATGGCTATTGGAGCAATCGCGGGGAGGATTGTGGGGATTGCCGTGGAGCAGCTTGCCTACTATCACCATGACTGGTTTATCTTCAAGGAGTGGTGTGAGGTCGGGGCTGACTGCATCACACCTGGTCTTTATGCCATGGTTGGTGCTGCTGCATGCCTAG GTGGTGTGACAAGAATGACTGTCTCCCTGGTGGTTATTGTTTTTGAGCTTACTGGAGGCTTGGAATACATTGTTCCCCTCATGGCTGCAGTAATGACCAGTAAATGGGTTGGTGATGCCTTTGGTAGGGAAGGCATTTATGAAGCACACATCCGGTTAAATGGATACCCTTTCCTGGATGCAAAAGAAGAATTCACTCATACCACTCTGGCTGCTGATGTCATGAGACCTAGAAGGAATGACCCTCCCTTAGCTGTCTTGACACAGGACAATATGACAGTAGATGACATAGAAAACATGATTAATGAAACCAGCTACAATGGCTTTCCTGTCATAATGTCAAAGGAATCTCAGAGATTAGTGGGATTTGCTCTCAGAAGAGACCTGACAATTGCAATAG AAAGCGccagaaagaaacaagaaggcaTCGTCGGCAGCTCTAGGGTGTGTTTTGCACAGCATACCCCATCGCTTCCAGCAGAAAGTCCTCGGCCACTGAAACTTCGAAGCATCCTGGACATGAGCCCTTTTACAGTGACAGACCATACCCCAATGGAGATTGTGGTGGACATCTTCCGAAAGTTGGGGCTGAGGCAGTGCCTTGTAACTCACAACGG GATTGTCTTGGGGATCATCACTAAGAAGAACATTTTAGAGCATCTCGAGCAACTAAAGCAGCACGTGGAGCCCTTG GCGCCTCCTTGGCATTATAACAAAAAAAGATATCCTCCGTCATATGGCCCAGACGGCAAACCAAGACCCCGCATCAATAATGTTCAACTGAATTCcatagatgaagagagagaagaaacagaagaggAAGTTCGTCTGTTGAGTAGCACAACTCTTTAA